The proteins below are encoded in one region of Hemiscyllium ocellatum isolate sHemOce1 chromosome 3, sHemOce1.pat.X.cur, whole genome shotgun sequence:
- the LOC132835999 gene encoding adhesion G protein-coupled receptor F5-like: MKCTLKLKKNENLPKSLVRCYYRSHTTSNECHILCHDPVYGLAKSGQAAIKECPKNETGCMKKKCENGKYLSEENFCVLAEIKNMLESTKNKTELAKNLPGLVQQLANISTNQVITEPGNLITTVDILTAFSSVTNVSVNQPIMQDFLVTVNTIIDQSALSSWKTVAQLNISSQLLMSIEQFTTLFSSTEETFNITKPNVQLKGVKINSNSHKDYKINFSDFKYKNRSSSNIVNIDEKELSKLPNGSLVIGVAYATLTDILGTPNNSTEKLNSLVATITAESSSINIEIVSSLLNNTLYRDSAKCVFWDFAQNDGGGWSSSGCRPETNGGNIICKCDHLTSFSSLMSPFARKEDKYLKIISQITTGLSVGCLIIGLIIEAVVWKQVTKTKTSQARHIMMLNIILSLLIVYVLFTMAEYLKGNTTVCIVTIFLMKFFQLSLFFWMFTLALLLLYHLIFLFKDFSKTTILIMSFALGYLCPLIISISTFAFGFSQNHYIQNGKCWLNTEETYLHFLYIVPILSIIAINIFITFLTIFKILRPTVGEKTINSTKDSNIVKQICRSVVILSSVLGLTWALGFGFLDKHSSDILDYAFDILSGLQGLCILIFGILMDSKVQEALRQKFVPSSNSSQKTKLVTSTTSNTY; encoded by the exons ATGAAATGCACCTTGAAATTGAAGAAAAATGAGAATTTACCCAAATCGTTGGTGCGATGTTATTATCGGAGCCACACTACATCGAATG AGTGTCACATTCTGTGTCACGACCCTGTTTATGGACTAGCCAAGTCAGGGCAGGCGGCAATAAAAGAATGCCCGAAGAATGAGACTGGatgtatgaaaaaaaaatgtgagaATGGAAAGTACTTATCAGAAGAAAACTTTTGTGTATTGGCTGAGATCAAAAACATGCTGGAG TCCACCAAGAACAAAACTGAATTAGCAAAGAACCTTCCTGGCCTAGTGCAGCAATTGGCCAACATCTCAACAAATCAAGTTATCACAGAACCTGGAAACCTCATAACCACAGTTGACATCCTCACTGCTTTTTCGTCTGTAACAAATGTTTCTGTTAACCAGCCCATAATGCAG GATTTCCTTGTCACAGTAAATACAATTATTGATCAATCTGCCCTGTCATCTTGGAAAACAGTAGCACAACTCAACATCAGCTCCCAGCTATTGATGTCTATAGAACAATTTACCACCCTATTTTCTTCAACTGAAGAAACTTTCAACATCACAAAACCTAATGTTCAGTTGAAGGGAGTGAAGATTAACTCCAATTCTCATAAGgattataaaattaatttcagtgattttaaatataaaaacagatcatCAAGCAACATTGTGAACATTGATGAAAAAGAACTCTCAAAGCTTCCAAATGGTTCCCTTGTCATCGGTGTTGCATATGCAACACTGACTGATATCCTTGGCACACCAAACAACAGCACAGAAAAATTGAATAGCCTTGTTGCGACAATAACAGCAGAAAGTTCTTCAATTAATATTGAAATAGTTTCCTCATTACTAAACAATACACTTTATCGAGACAGTGCTAAATGTGTGTTTTGGGACTTTGCTCAGAATGATGGGGGAGGATGGAGTTCATCGGGATGCAGACCTGAAACAAATGGAGGCAACATTATTTGCAAGTGTGACCACCTGACCTCTTTTTCTTCACTGATGTCACCTTTTGCACGTAAAGAAGACAAATATTTGAAAATTATAAGCCAGATTACAACTGGACTATCTGTTGGGTGTTTGATAATTGGTCTTATTATAGAGGCAGTCGTATGGAAGCAGGTGACCAAAACTAAGACCTCACAAGCCCGACATataatgatgctgaatattattCTATCCCTACTTATAGTTTATGTGTTATTCACGATGGCTGAATACCTGAAAGGAAATACAACAGTCTGCATAGTGACTATTTTCTTAATGAAATTTTTTCagctttctttgtttttctgGATGTTTACTCTGGCACTTCTACTTCTTTATCacttgatttttcttttcaaagattTCAGCAAAACAACAATTCTGATCATGTCATTTGCTCTGGGCTACCTGTGTCCATTAATAATTTCCATCAGCACTTTTGCATTTGGCTTTTCCCAAAATCATTATATACAAAACGGGAAATGCTGGCTCAACACAGAAGAGACCTATCTTCATTTCCTTTATATTGTCCCAATATTGAGCATCATTGCAATTAACATCTTCATTACGTTTCTTACCATATTTAAGATTCTGCGACCAACTGTCGGGGAGAAGACAATCAACAGTACAAAGGACTCTAATATAGTCAAGCAAATTTGTAGAAGTGTTGTTATTCTCAGCTCAGTCTTGGGTCTCACTTGGGCACTTGgatttggattcctggataaacattcctCTGACATATTAGATTATGCATTTGATATCCTGAGTGGACTCCAG GGGTTGTGTATTTTGATTTTTGGTATACTCATGGATAGTAAG GTACAAGAAGCCTTAAGGCAGAAGTTTGTACCATCATCAAATTCTTCCCAAAAGACG aaACTGGTTACCAGCACAACTTCAAATACTTATTGA